Proteins from a single region of Punica granatum isolate Tunisia-2019 chromosome 8, ASM765513v2, whole genome shotgun sequence:
- the LOC116187667 gene encoding TBC1 domain family member 8B produces the protein MKAAKASINPLIAFEHKRDAYGFAVRPQHVQRYREYANIYKEEEEERSERWNSFLERQAESTDFPVTGLVSEVDKNNLQEESTEQESSGSSKDGVEDETRGGIPGSENLAGNAAAAEVPVQKEKRVHRIQIWTEIRPSLQAIEDMMSARVKKKSNISKTKQSAESGKIIPPHEEARSPKGATDEDSEDEFYDVEKLESSDAIQDGTSTDNSNATTQESTVDSVSIESLIPWKEEFEVLVRGGVPMALRGELWQAFVGVKARRVENYYNDLLSHETNPNNNVEQQTLQQDSNGKGTNTDSGCLPEKWKGQIEKDLPRTFPGHPALDEDGRNALRRLLTAYARHNPSVGYCQAMNFFAGLLLLLMPEENAFWTLMGIIDDYFDGYYSEEMIESQVDQLVFEELVRERFPKLVNHLDYLGVQIAWVTGPWFLSIFMNMLPWESVLRVWDLLLFEGNRVMLFRTALALMELYGPALVTTKDAGDAVTLLQSLAGSTFDSSQLVLTACMGYLNVNEKRLQELRDKHRAAVIAAVEERSKGLRAWRDSQGLASKLYGFKNDPKLMMMEPNKAEQLAGSQINGDALQTKSGAADADGVLVSLTGDGDVEVDSVPDLREQVMWLKVELCNLLEEKRSAVLRAEELETALMEMVKQDNRRELSAKAEQLEQEVADLRRALSDKQEQENAMLQVLMRVEQEQRVTEDARRFAEQETAAQRNAAQLLQEKYEEATASLAEMEKRAVMAESMLEATLQYQSGQIKAQPSPRSPRQDSPGRTNQELTQEIPMRKVSLLSRPFGLSWGDRNKAKPSNVNEPNDIKETQSPRTELKEANGTEAPENEQAVASQ, from the exons ATGAAGGCTGCCAAAGCCTCCATTAACCCCCTCATCGCCTTCGAGCACAAGAG GGATGCATACGGGTTTGCTGTCAGGCCTCAGCATGTGCAAAGATATCGAGAGTATGCAAACATCTACAAG gaggaagaggaagaaaggtCAGAGAGGTGGAATAGTTTTCTGGAACGGCAAGCAGAGTCTACTGATTTTCCTGTCACTGGTTTAGTTTCGGAAGTAGATAAGAACAATTTGCAAGAAGAATCAACAGAGCAAGAATCGAGTGGTAGTTCAAAGGACGGTGTTGAAGATGAAACAAGAGGTGGAATACCTGGTTCTGAAAATCTTGCTGGAAATGCTGCAGCAGCAGAAGTGCCAGTTCAGAAGGAAAAAAGAGTTCATAGGATCCAAATCTGGACAGAGATCAGACCTTCTCTTCAGGCTATTGAAGATATGATGAGTGCCCGTGTGAAGAAAAAGAGCAATATATCGAAAACCAAGCAATCAGCCGAAAGTGGGAAGATAATTCCTCCACATGAAGAGGCCAGATCCCCAAAAGGAGCAACGGATGAGGACTCCGAAGATGAGTTTTATGATGTGGAGAAGTTAGAATCATCTGATGCCATTCAAGATGGCACTTCGACTGACAATTCAAATGCTACTACACAAGAATCGACTGTTGATTCTGTTTCCATAGAGTCTTTGATTCCCTGGAAAGAAGAGTTTGAGGTCCTTGTTCGCGGCGGAGTGCCAATGGCCTTAAGAGGAGAG CTCTGGCAAGCTTTTGTGGGCGTAAAGGCACGTCGGGTGGAAAATTATTACAATGACCTGCTTAGTCATGAAACAAATCCAAATAATAATGTTGAACAGCAGACTTTGCAACAAGATAGCAATGGTAAGGGCACAAATACAGACTCTGGATGCCTGCCAGAGAAATGGAAAGGCCAGATTGAGAAG GATTTACCTCGAACTTTCCCTGGTCATCCTGCCCTGGACGAGGATGGGAGAAATGCTTTAAGGCGATTATTGACGGCATATGCTCGTCACAACCCATCTGTCGGGTATTGCCAG GCAATGAATTTCTTTGCTGGCTTACTACTTTTGCTGATGCCTGAAGAAAATGCCTTTTG GACCTTGATGGGCATTATTGACGATTATTTTGATGGCTATTACTCAGAGGAAATGATCGAATCTCAG gTTGATCAACTTGTTTTTGAGGAGTTGGTCCGTGAAAGATTTCCCAAACTAG TCAATCATCTCGATTACCTTGGAGTACAGATTGCATGGGTTACAGGGCCATGGtttctttccatttttatgAACATGCTACCCTGGGAAAGTG ttcttcgtgTCTGGGACTTGCTTCTTTTTGAAGGGAACCGTGTCATGCTTTTCAGAACTGCCCTTGCTTTGATGGAACTATATG GCCCTGCACTAGTTACAACTAAAGATGCTGGAGATGCGGTCACCTTGCTCCAGTCACTAGCAGGATCAACATTTGATAGCAGCCAACTTGTCCTGACAGCTTGCATGGGTTACCTGAATGTAAATGAGAAGAGATTACAGGAGTTGAGAGATAAGCATCGTGCTGCAGTAATAGCTGCAGTTGAAGAAAGATCAAAGGGCCTCCGAGCTTGGAGGGATTCTCAGGGTTTGGCCTCTAAGCTATATGGCTTTAAGAATGACCCTAAATTAATGATGATGGAGCCAAATAAAGCAGAACAGCTAGCTGGTTCACAAATTAATGGTGATGCACTTCAGACAAAATCTGGGGCTGCTGATGCTGACGGGGTTCTTGTTAGTCTGACTGGAGATGGAGATGTAGAAGTGGATTCTGTCCCTGATCTTCGGGAGCAG GTCATGTGGTTAAAGGTTGAGCTATGCAACTTGCTGGAGGAGAAAAGATCTGCTGTTCTCAG AGCTGAGGAGTTGGAGACTGCATTGATGGAAATGGTTAAGCAGGATAATCGGCGGGAATTGAGTGCTAAG GCCGAGCAATTAGAGCAAGAGGTTGCTGACCTTCGACGGGCTCTCTCTGATAAGCAGGAACAAGAAAATGCGATGCTCCAG GTGCTGATGCGCGTAGAACAGGAGCAGCGAGTAACGGAAGATGCTCGTAGGTTTGCTGAACAAGAGACCGCTGCACAGAGAAATGCTGCTCAACTTCTTCAG GAAAAGTATGAAGAAGCGACTGCTTCACTGGCTGAGATGGAGAAGAGGGCAGTTATGGCAGAATCGATGTTGGAAGCTACATTGCAGTACCAATCTGGTCAAATCAAAGCCCAGCCTTCCCCTAG ATCTCCACGTCAAGACTCTCCAGGCCGGACTAACCAAGAGCTCACACAAGAGATACCGATGAGGAAGGTTAGCCTTCTCAGTCGACCATTTGGGCTTAGCTGGGGAGACCGAAACAAG GCAAAGCCTAGCAATGTTAATGAGCCGAATGATATCAAAGAAACACAGAGTCCAAGGACTGAGCTGAAGGAAGCGAATGGCACTGAAGCACCAGAAAACGAGCAAGCTGTTGCCAGTCAATAA